In the Flavobacterium sp. 90 genome, GTTAATTTATTTTTAGAAAGAAAATCAATATGTTTTCTTAGGAATACTGCTATTTGATGTTTTTGTTTCAGAAATAAAAAACTTTATCCATTTCTATTTCACAAAACAAATACAATTTTTAAATATAAAATATGATTAAAATCATACTTCAACAGATTGAGAATTAAAGGAAATCCAAGCGATTTTGGGAGAATCAAAGTCTCTTAAAATTTCAATTTCTGAGTTTCTTTCTCTGCAAATTCTTTAATACGTTTTTCAACTTCATAGAAAATACCGATTGCTTTTTCTCCGGCTTCCGTCAGTTTTGCGCCACCGCCGCCTTTTCCGCCAAGTAATTTTTCTACCAAAGGTTTTTCTGCGCGCTGATTCATTTCTTCAACTAATTGCCAGGCTTGTCTGTAAGCCATTTTCATTTCTTTTGCAGCGTTGGTAATAGATCCTGTTTTTTGAATATTTTCCAGAAGCCATATTTTTCCAATTCCTAAAAACGGACCTTCAGCTTCTTCAATCCAAAGACGGACTTCAATAGAGTATTTTTTAGTATTCTCCATGCTTAATTCTAAATAGTTATTGCTAAGATACTTAGTTGTTATTTGTAAAGCTATTCTTTCTTAGGTTTATTTGTAATTAAATAAGGTAAACATTTATCGCTAAGTATTTAAATACAAACATAAGTATTTTTACGTAATTAAAATTAAGTATTTTGTTATTTTATTTGTTTGTCAACGAAATAGCTTTGGTACAATGTGTAATAAATGTAAATTTGCAAACTTAATTCGGTGATAAACCTTTGAACCTTTGTCACTCTGAACCTTTGAACCTTAGAAATGAAATACAATCCAAACGAAATCGAAGAAAAATGGCAAAAATATTGGGCTGAAAACCAAACTTTTGCTGCAAGTAATAATTCTGAAAAACCGAAGCATTATGTGTTAGATATGTTTCCTTATCCGTCAGGTGCGGGACTTCACGTTGGGCATCCGCTGGGTTATATTGCTTCAGATGTATATTCTCGTTTCAAAAGACATCAGGGATTCAATGTTTTGCACCCAATGGGTTATGACAGTTTTGGATTGCCTGCTGAACAATATGCGATACAAACGGGGCAACGTCCTGAAGATACAACACGCGTAAATATTGACGGTGGAGTTGATAAAGAAGGAAAACAAATTGCAGGATATAGAAAACAATTGGATAAAATTGGTTTTTCATTTGATTGGAGCCGTGAAGTACGAACTTCAAATCCTGATTATTATAAACATACACAATGGATTTTTATCCAATTGTTTAATTCGTGGTATTGCAAAAAACAAGGAAAAGCTTTTGAGATTTCAGAGCTTGTAAAAGTTTTTGAAGGAGAAGGAAACGAGTTAGTTGAAGCAGTTTGCGACGATAATGTTGCAATTTTTACTGCGGAAGAATGGAATTCATATTCTGAAGATCAGAAAGAAAAAATCCTTTTGCAATACAGAATGACCTATTTGGCAGAAACAGAAGTGAACTGGTGTCCTGGTTTAGGAACTGTTTTGGCAAATGACGAAATCGTAAACGGAGTTTCTGAGCGTGGTGGATATCCTGTTATTCGTAAAAAAATGACACAATGGAGTATGCGAATTTCTGCTTATGCCGAACGTTTACTTCAAGGTTTAAATGATATTGACTGGAGCGAATCTATTAAAGAATCGCAAAGAAACTGGATTGGGAAATCTGTTGGAGCTTTGGTGAAATTTAATGTGAAAGATCACAATGAAGTTATCGAAGTTTTCACAACTCGTCCTGATACTATTTTTGGCGTAACTTTTATGACTTTGGCGCCGGAGCATCCTTTGGTTTCTAAAATAGTTACTGAAGCGCAAAGAGGAGAAATCGAAGCTTATATCGAAAAAACAGCAAAACGTTCAGAGCGTGAACGTATGGCTGATGTGAAAACAATTTCGGGAGTATTTACCGGAGCTTATGCAGAACATCCTTTTACAAAAGAAGCAATTCCGGTTTGGATTGGAGATTACGTTTTGGCGGGTTACGGAACTGGTGCTGTAATGGCGGTTCCTTGCGGAGACGAGAGAGATTATGCTTTTGCTAATTTCTTTAAAGGTCAAAAAGGAATGCAGGAAATCAAGAATATCTTCGCAAATGTTGATATTTCTGAAGCTGCTTATGGATCAAAAGACAATGTCGAAATCGCTAATTCTGATTTCTTAAACGGATTAAATTATAAAGAAGCAACTCAGGCTGCAATTACAGCTTTAGAGAAAATTGGACAAGGAACAGGAAAAACAAATTACCGTTTGCGTGATGCCGTTTTTTCTCGTCAGCGTTATTGGGGTGAGCCTTTCCCGGTTTATTATGTAAATGGTTTGCCAAAGATGATCGACGCACAACATTTGCCAATTATCTTGCCTGAAGTAGAGAAATATTTACCAACCGAAGATGGTTTGCCTCCGTTAGGAAATGCAACTGTTTGGGCTTGGGATACAAAAAACAATAAAGTTGTCAATACAGATTTAGTAGATCATGCAACGATTTTTCCTCTTGAATTGAACACAATGCCAGGTTGGGCGGGAAGTTCATGGTATTGGATGCGTTATATGGATGCACATAACGAAAATGAATTTGCAAGCAAGGAAGCTTTGGCTTATTGGGAAAGCGTAGATTTATATATTGGAGGAAGCGAGCACGCAACCGGACACTTATTGTATTCTCGTTTTTGGAATAAATTCTTAAAAGACAAAGGTTTTGCTCCAACCGAAGAACCGTTCAAAAAACTGATTAATCAGGGAATGATTTTAGGAACGACAGCTTATGTTTACAGATTGGAAGGAACGAACACTTTTGTTTCTAAAAATAAAATTGAAGGTCAAAATGTACAGCCAATTCGAGTTGATGTTCATTTTGTAAATTCATCAGATGAATTAAATATTGAAAAGTTCAAAGCCTGGAGAGAAGATTTTAATACAGCTGAATTTGTTTTAGATGAAAACGGAAAATACATTGTAGGTCGTGAAGTCGAAAAAATGTCGAAATCATACTATAATGTAGTAACTCCGGATGATATTTGTAATGAATACGGAGCTGATACATTACGTTTGTACGAAATGTTCTTAGGTCCGTTAGAGCAAGCTAAACCTTGGAATACTGCTGGAATTTCTGGAGTATTTGGTTTCTTGAAAAAATTATGGAGATTGTATTTTGACGAAAATAACGGTTTAATCGTAAACAACGACGAACCAACAAAAGACAACTTAAAATCATTACACAAAACAATCAAAAAAGTAGCAGAAGATATTGAGAGTTTTTCTTTCAATACCTCAGTTTCTCAATTTATGATTTGTGTGAATGAATTGTCAACTCAAAATTGTCATTCAAGAGCAATCTTAGAACCTTTAGCAATTTTGGTTTCGCCTTATGCGCCACATATTGCTGAGGAATTATGGTCACAATTAGGAAACACAACTTCAATTTCTGAAGTTCCTTTCCCAGTTTTTGAAGCGAAACATTTGGTTGAAACCAATAAAGAATATCCAGTTTCTTTCAACGGAAAAATGCGTTTCACAATCGAATTGCCTTTGGATTTAACCAAAGAACAAATCGAAGAAATCATCATGAAAGACGAAAGAACACAAAAACAATTAGATGGTAAAACACCAAATAAAGTGATTATTGTTCCTGGAAAAATCATCAATTTGGTTGGTTAACCAAAAATAAATACCAATATTTAAAATTCCAAATTCCAATTTTACGATTGGGATTTGGATTTTTTTTATAATTACCTCATTTTATGTCTTTGCGAGGAACGAAGCAATCTCACTTGCTGCATCAAGTTTTGTGTCTTATTGTAGTGTGGTTGCTTCGTTCCTCGCAATGACAAGATTGCGGAAAAAACTTTGCGACTTGGCACCTTTGCGAGCAAAAAAACTCGCGTCCTTTGCGTAAATCTTCGCGCACTTTGCGGTTAAAAAACCCTCATAAACATTGGGACTTTGAATTTTTCTATTAATTTTTTCATTTTAGTTGTAACATTTTAAATGCTCTCGTATCCAAAAGGCGAATTAAATCATTTAACAACTTAAAACTATCAAAAATGAAAAAGTATATCATCTTAGTTATCGCCTTATTATTTTCAGCATTATGTTTAAATGTATTTGCACAAACAAAACAATATCCGTTTGAGGTTGTTAAAACCGGAAAAGGGAAAAAAGCTATAGTATTCATTCCGGGATTTGCTTCTTCAGGAGATGTGTGGAAAGAAACAAAAGTTAACTTCGAGAAAGATTATGCTTGTTATACACTTACAATGGCAGGTTTTGCCGGAGTAAAACCGCAAGGAAATGCAACATTCAAAAATTGGGAGAACGAGATTGCCAATTATATAAAAGATAATAAAATTGAAAAACCAATCGTAATTGGTCACAGTATGGGCGGCGGATTAGCATTGGCGATTGCAGCAGATTATCCTGATTTGATAAGTGAAATTATTGTGGTAGATGCTTTGCCTTGTTTGGGCGCATTGATGGATCCTTCTTTTAAGTCAAAAGAAAATAATGATTGTTCGCCAATGGTAACTCAGATGACGGCAATGAATGATGCTCAGTTTTATGATATGCAGAAAAAGATGGCGCCAAGACTTTTGGCAGATACCACAAAACTTGAAATGCTTGTTGATTGGAGTGTAAAATCAGACAGAAAAACATTTGCCGAAATGTATTGCGATTTCTCTAATACGGATTTAAGAGATAAAATTGCAACTATAAAATGTCCGTCATTAATTTTATTAGAATCTTATTTTATAAATTTAAAACCTGCAATTGAAACGCAATATAAAAATCTAAAAACCGCAAAATTTGAGTATGCAAATAAAGGATTACACTTTATTATGTACGACGATACAGAATGGTATTTAGAGCAATTAAACAATTTTATAAAATCTTAAGAATGGTATTTGAAGAGATCTATAAAACATATTGGGATAGAATATTCAGGCTTTGTATGGGTTTTGTGAACGATTATGATGTTGCACAGGATTTGGCTCAGGAAACCTTTGTTATTGTTTGGCAAAAGCTGGACACTTTTAGAAATGAATCGAGTATTGGAACCTGGATTTTTAGAATTGCGTCTAATAATTGTTTGCGACAGATCGAAAAAGAAAAGCGTTTTCCTAAATCAGATTTGCCAATCAATCTGACCGAAGAAAAACAACAATCAATAGAACCGCAAATTCAGTTTTTGTATAAATGTATTGCTGAATTGCCGGAAACGGAACGTATTATTATTTCGCTTGAACTTGAGGATATCAAACAAGCTGAAATCGCAAAAATCGTGGGACTTTCGGAAGCGAATACCCGAGTGAAGATTCACAGAATAAAAGAAAAATTGACTCAAAAATTTAAAGAAAATGGACAATAATATAGATTTTAAAGATTTATGGAAAAAGCAAGCCATAAATCAGTCCGATATGCAAGACGTGCTTGGGCGTTTAAAGAAATTTAAAAATGCAAGTCTTCGAAGTTTCTGGATTTTGAATATTTTACTTTTTGTAACCAGCGCTTTTAATCTTTTTGTCTGGTATTACTATCAGCCGAAATTTGTTTCTTCTAAAATTGGAATTACCTTAATGGTACTCACAATGATGATTTATTTATTTGTGCATAATAAACTATTGAGTAATTATAAGAACATCGAAACCACACAAACCAATCAAGAATATTTGCAAAAACTCATTTTAATAAAAAAGAAGCAGCAGTTTTTACAAACTAAAATGATCAGTTTTTACTTTATCGCACTTACGACAGCAATTTGTTTGTATATGTATGAATATGCGGTTAGAATGTCGCTTTTGGGTATGAGCCTGACTTATGGTATAACTTTGTCGTGGATTGCATTTAATTGGTTTTATCTGCGTCCAAAAAAAATAAAAAAACAGCAATCCAAATTAGACAGTCTGATTGAAAAGTTTGAAGATATCAATAATCAACTCTTATAAATTCCAATATTTAAACTTATATAAAAATTCCAAATTCCAATTACTGTAGGGATTTGGAATTTTTTCATTTATAGTTTTAGTGAAATTCTTAATTAATATCTAAAATTGGATGTCATTTTGGCATTTTAGAGAAATGGTTCGTAAATTGCTATTTCTCTAAAAGATGTTAAAGGCTTGTTTTTAAACACCTTTTAGACTATTTAAGTAAATAACAATTAAAAATATAAAGATATGGGAATGGGATATTTAATTATTGCTGGAGCTATAATGTTGTTTAGTTGGCTGGTAAGTTCACAGCTAAAAAGCAAATTCGAATTGTATTCTAAATTGCAATTAAGAAACGGAATGAGCGGTGCAGAAATTGCCGAAAAAATGTTAGCGGACAATGGTATTACTGATGTTCGCGTTATCTCGACTCCGGGACAATTGACGGATCATTATAATCCAAGTGATAAAACGGTGAATTTGAGCGAAGCAGTTTATAATCATCGTAATGCGGCGGCAGCAGCTGTTGCGGCTCATGAATGTGGTCACGCTGTGCAGCATTCTGTAGGTTATGAATGGCTGACGATGCGTTCGAAATTGGTTCCAATTGTAAGTGTTGCATCAAATTTTATGCAATGGATCTTGTTAGCAGGAATTCTAATGATTCAGGTATTTCCTCAATTATTGTTAATAGGAATCGTGCTTTTTGCAGTAACAACTTTGTTTTCGATTGTAACTTTGCCTGTAGAATACGATGCAAGTAATCGTGCTTTGGCTTGGTTGGAAAATAAACACATGTTAACACAAGAAGAACAAGCGGGGGCAAAAGACGCTCTTAAATGGGCTGCAAGAACTTATCTTGTTGCGGCTATCGGATCAATTGCAACGTTGTTGTACTATATTTCGATTTACGCAGGAAGTAATAATAGAAGAGATTAATTCTTTTAATGTGTTAATTAGATAATTAGTCAATTAGATAATTTATAGCAAACCCGACAGGTTTTTAAAATCTGTCGGGTTTTTGCTATTTATAGTAATTAGACAATTGTTTATATATGGATTTTTGAAAGTTATGTAATGAGAGACATTCTTACATTTAACAATTTACATATTTCAAGCAAATTATCTAATTATCAAATTGGCACATTATCTAATTTATAATTGAATTTGTCTGTCAATCTGTTGATCTAACGAAATAAACGTCTCCGTTCTGGAAACACCTTCTATTGCTTGAATTTTAGTGTTTAAAAGCTGCATTAAATGTTCGTTGTCACGACAAATGATTTTTATCAAAACTGACCAGTTTCCTGTAGTATAATGACATTCCAGAACTTCGGGGATTTTCTTTAAATCTTTTACAGCTTCAGAGTTTCGGGAAGCTTTGTCAAGGTAAACGCCAATAAACGCCATTGTGTTATAACCAAGAACTTTTGGGTTTACTGTAAATTTTGATCCTGAAATTACGCCGGATTGTTCCAGTTTTTTTAAACGCTGATGAATTGCAGCTCCGGAAATGCCTATTTTGTTGGCGATTTGTAAAATAGGTTTTCGGGCATCGTCCATTAAGTAACGAAGAATTTCTTTGTCGATACCGTCGATTTCAATTAAAAGGGAGTTGATTTTCATAAGAGTTGTAATTTGAAACTAATTTTAGTGATTTGGTTTTAGTTAGAAACCAAATATACTCAAAATGCTGTGAAAAAGAAAATTACAATTCTTGAAATTCCAAATTCCAGCTGTTAAGCAAGAATTGGAGTTTTGTGATCTTTTATTTTGTAGCCCGCGGTTTCAACCGTGGGTATGTGTGTTGTGTAGGATTTCATTTAAAAAGAAAAATTCCAAATCCCAACCGATTAAAGTTGAAATTTGGAATTTCTAAATTGTTATTTCTTAAGGCTTATTTTCCTTTGTTTGCTTCGGCGATGTATTTTTCTAAAGCCATTGTCATAGAAGGCGTTTCAGGAGTTGGAGCAAGAATATCAATTCTTAAACCATAATCCAAAGCTTCTTTTTGAGTTGTGCTTCCAAAAACAGCAATTCTGGTTTCATTTTGTTTAAAATCAGGGAAGTTTTTAAACAATGATTTTATTCCAGTTGGGCTAAAAAATGCTAAAACATCATAATAAACATCTGCAAGATCAGATAAGTCGCTCATTACAGTTTTGTAAAATACGGCTTGTGTCCAATCTACCTTTAAGTTGTTTAAGGTAACAGGCGCATCTGCATTTAATTGATCAGATGCCGGAAGTAAGAATTTTTCGTCTTTGTACTTTTTTATCAATGGAGATAAATCAGCAAAGTCTTTTGCTCCCACATAAATTTTACGCTTTCTGTACACTACATACTTTTGCAAGTAAAATGCAACTGCTTCTGATTGGCAGAAATACTTCAATCCTTCAGGGACTTTATAACGCATTTCATCAGCTACTCTAAAAAAATGATCCACCGCATTACGGCTCGTCAAAATTATCGCAGTATAATGATTAAGATCGATTTTTTGCAACCTAATCTCTTTTGCATTAACCCCTTCCACATGAATAAATGGTCTGAAATCAATTTTTATTTTGTGTTTTTGTTGGAGCTCAAAGTAAGGAGAATTCTCCACTTTAGGTTCAGGCTGTGACACCAAAATTGTTTTCACTTTCATATTATAAACATTTTCTAAGCACTCCCTTTTGTAATCCAATAATAAAGAAAATAATAAGGGGCTATTTCAAGAGCGCAAAGATATAAAATAAAATAAAATAACTTACCGATTATTGCGTTTTGATACGTTTTTATTGAAATAAAATACGAGTAGAGACTAATACACAGCGAAATACCTATGATAACGAGGGGTATAGTTTTTGGAATATTGTCATAATAGAACAAAACAGCATTAATAGGAAGGATTAAAATGCCAATATATGTTCGATATGTTACTTTTTGTAAGTTAAAAAGCTCCATAAATTCGTCGATGTTGAATGAAGCTGCAACAATTTTCTCGATTAAATACTTTGCAAGAATGAAATAAAGTAAAAAAGTGGCGATCTGAACAAATAGAATCCAATCTGTTTTTAATACACCGTAAGTTCCGGTTTTGGCATCTTGTGAAAAGATATGCATTGTAAGCTGAATGAAAAATGCATACGAAATGATTTGTACAAAAAACAAACCAACTGTAAAACTGCTTTTCAAATGATTATTGTCACGATAAATTTTTGCGTATTTATCTGAGAAAATAAGCTTACTGAATTCGCTAAATCTAGTTTCATAAGCTGATTTAGTCATAGCAACAATGGCAAAAGTCAACACAAATAAAAATGTTGCCCAGTCTTTGTTCTCTAGTATTCGGGGGTGAAGGTGTTCAATCATAACGATCACAAAATTAGTAATTTTTTGTATCAATACTTTTATTATATATTTATTATGAATCAAATGCCATAAAAAGTTTACTTTTGCGGTGAAATTACCCAAGAAAAATGAATGATTGTATTGTCATAATTCCCACTTATAACGAAATTGAAAACATTGAAAGTATAGTTAGAGCTGTACTATCGCAACATAAGTCTTTTCATCTTTTGATAATCGATGATAATTCGCCTGATCACACTGCTAATAAGGTGATTGCATTACAGGAGGAATTTCCTGAAAGATTATTTTTAGAGCAAAGAGCCAAAAAAGCTGGTTTAGGAACCGCTTATGTTCATGGATTTAAATGGGCATTAGAACGCAAATATGAATTTATTTTCGAGATGGATGCTGATTTTTCACACAACCCCAATGATCTTGAAAAATTGTTTGACGCCTGTCATTTTGGAGGCGCAGATTTAGCTATTGGATCTCGTTATGTTACCGGTGTAAATGTTGTAAACTGGCCGTTAAGCCGAGTTTTAATGTCTTATTTTGCATCAGTTTATGTGAAATTTATAACCGGAATGAAAATTCATGATGCCACAGCCGGTTTTGTTTGTTATAAAAGAGAAGTATTAGAAAAGATTAATCTCAACAAAATTAAGTTTGTTGGATATGCCTTCCAAATCGAAATGAAGTACAGGACTTATTGCGGAGGTTTTGAAATTAAAGAGGTTCCAATTATCTTTACAGATAGAACAAAAGGAGTTTCAAAAATGAGCAATGCCATTATTAAGGAAGCAATTCTCGGTGTGATTTCACTTAGATTAAAAAAATTAGTCAATACATTATAATACCACGATAATGAACAGGATTTTAATAAAGAATGCCAAAATTGTAAACGAAGGATCTATTTTTGAAGGTGATGTTTTGATTGAAAACGACTTAATCGTTGAAATTTCAGATAGCATTAGCTTAAAAACATCCGATTGTATTGTTATTGATGCCGAAGGAAATTATTTAATGCCTGGCGCAATTGATGATCAGGTACATTTTAGAGAACCGGGATTAACGCACAAAGGCGATATTGAATCAGAATCTCGTGCAGCTGTTGCCGGAGGAATTACTTCTTTTATCGAGCAGCCAAACACGGTTCCAAATGCGGTTACTCAGGAAATTCTTGAAGATAAATATCAAATTGCAGCGGTAAAATCATTTGCGAATTATTCGTTTATGATGGGCGCAACAAATGATAATCTTGAAGAAGTTTTAAAAACTAATCCTAAGAATGTTGCCGGAATAAAAATCTTTCTAGGTTCTTCGACAGGAAATATGTTGGTTGATAATGAAGCAACTTTAGAAAGAATATTTTCAAGCACGCCAATGTTAATTGCAGTTCATTGTGAAGATGAAACTACGATTCAAAATAATCTTGCAATCTATAAAGAGCAATATGGAGATGATGTTCCGGTAACGGCACACCATTTAATTCGTAGTGCCGAAGCTTGTTATATTTCGTCTTCAAAAGCAGTAGCTTTAGCTAAAAAAACCGGAGCTCGTTTGCATATTTTTCATCTTTCTACAGCGAAAGAGATGGAATTGTTTACGAATAAAATTCCATTAGAAGATAAAAAAATTACTGCTGAGGTTTGTGTTCACCATCTTTGGTTTACCGATGAAGATTATAAAACAAAAGGAAATTTCATTAAATGGAATCCTGCTGTAAAAACGGCTGATGACAGAGCTGAACTTTGGAAAGCCTTAAATGATGGTCGAATTGATGTAATTGCTACAGATCATGCGCCACATACTAAGGAAGAAAAAATGCAGTCCTATTTGAATGCTCCGTCTGGAGGTCCGCTTGTGCAACATGCTGTTGTGGCAATGTTTGAAGCGCACCATCAAGGAAAAATTACGGTAGAGAAAATAGTGGAGAAAATGTGCCACAATCCTGCTAAAATCTTTAAAATTGAAAAAAGAGGTTTTGTTAAGGAAGGTTATTTTGCTGATTTAGTGATTGTAAATCCAAGTTTGCCTTGGAGCGTGAAGCAAGAAAATATTCTGGCAAAATGCGGTTGGTCCCCATTTGAAAATTTTACCTTTAAATCAAGAATTACACATACTTTTGTAAATGGTGAATTGGTTTATAATAACTTTAAAGTAAAAGATATTCGTCCGGGAAAAAGATTATTATTTGATAGATAAAAAACTGAAATGAAAAAATGTATTCTGATAGTATTGGTTTTGTTCCTTTCTGTAAGTTGTAAAAAAGAGGTGGTAAAGCAACCTGCAAAACTTATTGATAGAGGAAAGATGATTGATATTATGTATGATTTGTCTCTTTTGGAAGCTATTAAATATCAAAATCCGATGTCTGTAGATTCAAATGAAACAAATCCGACTAAGTTTATTCTTCAAAAATATAAAGTAGATAGTTTGCAGTTTGCTCAAAACAATATGTATTACGCTGCAGATTATGAGAGCTACAAAGATATGTTTGATGAAATTAGCAAACGATTGGCAAAGAATCAAAGAGCAACAGATTCTCTGGTGAAAATTGATGAAAAGAAAGAGGCTAAAATAAAGAAAGAAGAGGCAAAAAAAGACGTAAAACAAACTCTTAAGCCTTCTGATGAAAAGTCTGCAAATAAAGTAAATACCGATTCTATCAGAAGAATGATAAATTTGAATAAGAAAAAATAATTTACAACTTCGAAACTTCTTGTATATATCGATGTATATCTGAAAAAACCGTTCCTTCTAGGGCGGTTTTTATTTTTTCATTAGAATATAAATTCTTGGAATAAGAAGCTTTTGCGGTTGCTTTGGTAATGCTTCTTTTCTGGAAAAATAGAGTCGAAAATATTCCGTCAGCAATCCAAAGGAAATTCATTAGGAATGGTTTTGCGTGAATCGTAGGTTTCTTAACTTTTAGAGTATCTGCAATTGTGTTTAAAATATCTCTGAAAACAATATTGTCAGCAATCAATGTAAAACGCTCGTTTCTAATGTCGCTTTTCATCAAGTCTCGGGCTATTTTTACAACATCATTTACTGCTATAAAGCCAGTGTTTCCTAAAGTATAAAAAGAAAGTCCGTTGGCTACTTTTGAATATAGTTCTGCACTTCCGTGGATGTCATTTTTGTCTTTAGGAATTGGTCCTAAAATTACGCCTGGATTTATAATTATAATATCTAATCCTTCCTGAACGGCGCGCCAAACTTCCATTTCAGCGCCATATTTAGAAATCGCATAATCGCTGTGAGGTTTCTCCGGATTCCAATCTGTTTCTTCGGTTATATAAGCTTCATGTGGCGCTAAATCTCCTAAAGCGGCGATCGAACTTACAAAGCAAAATTTCTTTATGCCTTTAGCCAAAGAAAAATTGACCATATTGGCTGTTCCTTCAATATTGGTTTTTCGAAGTGAATCTTCATTTTTTGGGTCAAATGAAATTAAAGCGGCACAATGATAAACATATTCGATATCAATAAAAGCAATTTCCAGAGAAGGAATGTCTAGAATATCGGCTTCAAGCCAATGGATTTTTTCGAATAGATCAGCTTTTTTGTACAATTCAAAAACTGATTTGGCCTTTTGGATCGTATTTGAATTTCGGTAAATAGCCCGAACGTTTTCTCCATTTTCAATTAAATGAAGCAATAAATGTGCGCCTACTAAACCTGTACCTCCAGTTACTAATACCATTTTGTAAATATACTATTTTGGTTCAAAGGTTCAAAGGTTTTTATAAAGGTTCAAAGGTTCAGAGTGGCAAAGGTTCAAAGTTTTTGTTTTTTGATAGTGCTTTTTGATCTTGATATTGTCATTGCTTTTTGATTTTGATATTGACATTGATTACATTTGCACAAATTATTTTAAAAATGAAGAATCTAGTTGAAGAATTAAAGTGGCGCGGGTTGTACCATGATAGCATGCCCGGAACGGAAGAACAATTGCTTAAAGAAGTGACTACGGCGTATATTGGTTTTGATCCAACGGCAGATTCTCTTCATATTGGTAGTATGGTTCAGATTATTTTATTGGTTCACTTAAACAGAACTGGCCATAAAGCGATTGCTTTGGTTGGTGGTGCTACCGGAATGATTGGTGATCCATCTGGAAAATCTGATGAGAGAAATTTGTTGAACGAAGAAACTTTGGCTAAAAACGTTGCCGGAATAAAAAGTGTTCTGTCACGTTTCTTAGACTTTAATTCAAACGAAGCAAATGCTCCGGTAATGGTAAATAACTATGACTGGATGAAAGAGTTTTCGTTTATTGATTTTGCTC is a window encoding:
- the leuS gene encoding leucine--tRNA ligase; its protein translation is MKYNPNEIEEKWQKYWAENQTFAASNNSEKPKHYVLDMFPYPSGAGLHVGHPLGYIASDVYSRFKRHQGFNVLHPMGYDSFGLPAEQYAIQTGQRPEDTTRVNIDGGVDKEGKQIAGYRKQLDKIGFSFDWSREVRTSNPDYYKHTQWIFIQLFNSWYCKKQGKAFEISELVKVFEGEGNELVEAVCDDNVAIFTAEEWNSYSEDQKEKILLQYRMTYLAETEVNWCPGLGTVLANDEIVNGVSERGGYPVIRKKMTQWSMRISAYAERLLQGLNDIDWSESIKESQRNWIGKSVGALVKFNVKDHNEVIEVFTTRPDTIFGVTFMTLAPEHPLVSKIVTEAQRGEIEAYIEKTAKRSERERMADVKTISGVFTGAYAEHPFTKEAIPVWIGDYVLAGYGTGAVMAVPCGDERDYAFANFFKGQKGMQEIKNIFANVDISEAAYGSKDNVEIANSDFLNGLNYKEATQAAITALEKIGQGTGKTNYRLRDAVFSRQRYWGEPFPVYYVNGLPKMIDAQHLPIILPEVEKYLPTEDGLPPLGNATVWAWDTKNNKVVNTDLVDHATIFPLELNTMPGWAGSSWYWMRYMDAHNENEFASKEALAYWESVDLYIGGSEHATGHLLYSRFWNKFLKDKGFAPTEEPFKKLINQGMILGTTAYVYRLEGTNTFVSKNKIEGQNVQPIRVDVHFVNSSDELNIEKFKAWREDFNTAEFVLDENGKYIVGREVEKMSKSYYNVVTPDDICNEYGADTLRLYEMFLGPLEQAKPWNTAGISGVFGFLKKLWRLYFDENNGLIVNNDEPTKDNLKSLHKTIKKVAEDIESFSFNTSVSQFMICVNELSTQNCHSRAILEPLAILVSPYAPHIAEELWSQLGNTTSISEVPFPVFEAKHLVETNKEYPVSFNGKMRFTIELPLDLTKEQIEEIIMKDERTQKQLDGKTPNKVIIVPGKIINLVG
- a CDS encoding Lrp/AsnC ligand binding domain-containing protein, which produces MKINSLLIEIDGIDKEILRYLMDDARKPILQIANKIGISGAAIHQRLKKLEQSGVISGSKFTVNPKVLGYNTMAFIGVYLDKASRNSEAVKDLKKIPEVLECHYTTGNWSVLIKIICRDNEHLMQLLNTKIQAIEGVSRTETFISLDQQIDRQIQL
- a CDS encoding RNA polymerase sigma factor gives rise to the protein MVFEEIYKTYWDRIFRLCMGFVNDYDVAQDLAQETFVIVWQKLDTFRNESSIGTWIFRIASNNCLRQIEKEKRFPKSDLPINLTEEKQQSIEPQIQFLYKCIAELPETERIIISLELEDIKQAEIAKIVGLSEANTRVKIHRIKEKLTQKFKENGQ
- a CDS encoding uroporphyrinogen-III synthase — its product is MKVKTILVSQPEPKVENSPYFELQQKHKIKIDFRPFIHVEGVNAKEIRLQKIDLNHYTAIILTSRNAVDHFFRVADEMRYKVPEGLKYFCQSEAVAFYLQKYVVYRKRKIYVGAKDFADLSPLIKKYKDEKFLLPASDQLNADAPVTLNNLKVDWTQAVFYKTVMSDLSDLADVYYDVLAFFSPTGIKSLFKNFPDFKQNETRIAVFGSTTQKEALDYGLRIDILAPTPETPSMTMALEKYIAEANKGK
- a CDS encoding zinc metallopeptidase — protein: MGMGYLIIAGAIMLFSWLVSSQLKSKFELYSKLQLRNGMSGAEIAEKMLADNGITDVRVISTPGQLTDHYNPSDKTVNLSEAVYNHRNAAAAAVAAHECGHAVQHSVGYEWLTMRSKLVPIVSVASNFMQWILLAGILMIQVFPQLLLIGIVLFAVTTLFSIVTLPVEYDASNRALAWLENKHMLTQEEQAGAKDALKWAARTYLVAAIGSIATLLYYISIYAGSNNRRD
- a CDS encoding alpha/beta hydrolase; translated protein: MKKYIILVIALLFSALCLNVFAQTKQYPFEVVKTGKGKKAIVFIPGFASSGDVWKETKVNFEKDYACYTLTMAGFAGVKPQGNATFKNWENEIANYIKDNKIEKPIVIGHSMGGGLALAIAADYPDLISEIIVVDALPCLGALMDPSFKSKENNDCSPMVTQMTAMNDAQFYDMQKKMAPRLLADTTKLEMLVDWSVKSDRKTFAEMYCDFSNTDLRDKIATIKCPSLILLESYFINLKPAIETQYKNLKTAKFEYANKGLHFIMYDDTEWYLEQLNNFIKS
- a CDS encoding LysR family transcriptional regulator; its protein translation is MENTKKYSIEVRLWIEEAEGPFLGIGKIWLLENIQKTGSITNAAKEMKMAYRQAWQLVEEMNQRAEKPLVEKLLGGKGGGGAKLTEAGEKAIGIFYEVEKRIKEFAEKETQKLKF